The Primulina huaijiensis isolate GDHJ02 chromosome 9, ASM1229523v2, whole genome shotgun sequence genomic interval AATTTAACGTATTTTAGACGAAATTAACAAATGCCACTAAGAGTGTTTGAGAGAGCTTCTAAAATCTCCTGGAATCTAGTTGGATGAAAGTGTTTTAAGGTGCTTGTGAAAACCAGCTTGCTTCTGCTTCAACTTCtataacttttaattaaaaGGTAAAAGCAAGATTGATActgcttcaatttttttttaataatttaaagttACAATTTGACGTTTgaattcttaaaaaattttataatattctgTAATTAGtctcaatttttataaatatttttggagattttttaaaaaatgtgaaattatatttatatgagtTTTTAATGAAATCAACGAAATTccaaatcatattttattacaagcatattttacttaaaaatattttttttaatttacatttccagatttatttatttttactataTGTGCACTTATACaaattttttcatttgttttttattttattattaagttttatataaattttcagacattcatgttataaaaaaataaattaattttaatacaaaatattcaaaatttaataataattatataaatatgttgtTGATGATGTGAATACCATaatttagataattaaaaaaacgTTATGTAagttaaatatattattgtaattttacaaaaaaaatacgaTTTTTGTGCGTGGTCTTGTGGATTAGAACGCGAAAATGTTTTTCGACCTAATTTGTGTTGGTTCGGACACACTTCTGTCGGTGGCTATTAAAGCTGTACAATTTTGACTAACTGGTTTAAATATTTATCAACGGCTAAGGAAATAAGTTAGATTTTAATAAAGTTGGCATTATGCTGAATTTTAGAAACTAGGATTTCGATTATACGAGATGATCAGTTGATCATCTGATGGACATGACACAGTGttagataaatttaaaaaaaattcagataaAACGAGATGATCAGTCGATCATTTCGTGTAAAAAGAGTACAGCACCACTATGATCCCAAGTTACATCTCTCTCCGCTCTTGGCCATATTCTCCTATGATTCAAGAATGGCAAAACGAAAGAAATATATACATGTCAACGCTAGACTGGAAACCGTATTGGACAAATAATTTGCTACAACTCgctcaataaaatattaataaagagAATCGAAACAGATGACATATGATCAAATACTCACTTACTACACTGACTCGGACATTGTCCGAATAGGATAATTGATAACATATATTGGCTGATATAAACTTAGTGTTCCAATGGATCATAgtttgattttaataaaatagaattaaAACTGGactaaatacataaaaatataatataacattgacgtataataatatttacaagaCCTTTGGATCCAACAATATCAAATCATATGGTATGCCTACAAATTTCATGTGGAACTTATAACCTTTCACTTTTGTATAATTCtaacaataaatcatattctaaccTTTACATTATAAACCTAACATACAAGTTCCAACGTATCCGCCCAATGCACACCCAAAACCAACCATTTTAAGCATCAAAACAACCAAATAGATCTCGAAAAACCCGAAATCAATAATCGATGAAATCGTCAAGACTCGCCCGAGGCGATGTTATTCGTGTTGTCCAAGCTGATGGAGATGATCCCATCAGCCTGATTAGCACCGAGCCAACTATGGACCAAGGTCATTGGTGGGAAACAACATGAGCAAGTTTCTTGGCATGGCTTCGGAGTGTCCACTTGTTTAAGGTTAATATTGCTTACAAGAGAAATCTTGTAGGAATCGACGGGGGGTATGGAGGGAGAAACAGGCTCTTTCAGAGGACCCCAACACTCCACCTTGTTGAATTCTGGGATGTTGGAGTGGAAATATACCCAAACCAATGCATCTTGTAGCTCCGGGTAATTGTTCAGCaagttcacatctccatgtacAAAAGCCTTCAAAACCtgataaaaaattgttttttaccCAATTTTTTAGTTATGAAACTCATGGAATGATTAGACtccaaatcatatatttaattgaaGTATTTTTATTCGAAACAATTTGCGAAGAATTCCGAAAGTAAATTTTGGTCTTATAGCACAATAAATTGGCTTCTTTCTCATTCTCAATCATGTTCTTGCTGGAATGTTGCCAACCATGTCATGTCCGGTTCTGGATCAAGTTGATACTCGCTTTCCcccgaaaaaaaaaaagactaaaattgaaaattctcggtctaaaataaggaaaatataCATGAATCGAATATAAGgaattaaaatcaataaatatatgtatatatatattattaccaCTGGAAGTTCTTTGCAGAAAATGTAGAATCTGAGCCTGGCGAACACATCTAACAAGAAATGGCCGCCGCTTATGTGACAATGAACATGGAGTGACATTTTGCCTTTGATCTTCTTCCACTCTGCCACCACCTCATCTCTCTGTAATCTGTTGTACCACCCTTGCAACTGCAtccaatataatatattatttcatcTCAATGTTTTCGGAGAAAATTACATGTCTTAATCTAGTAGTTCACACATTTTTCTAGTCGTTGTTAcggattttttaattaattaaaccacCGTCTACTTGCACACTTTCTAGCTTTTTCTCAAATCATCTGGAGTATGGATAGATACAAGAAAATAGAACCTGTCACAAATCTTCCCTGTCAcgacattaaattaaataaataaaaaaatttatcataaaaaacAGTAATCAATATCACTAATCCCATTATTACAACCTTAATTACATGAATagataatatcatatataaaaattaaaaataattgacCTGCGAATTATCGATGGTCTGAGAGATAGCAAGAGTGAGCTTGGACGTGATATCACTGTGTGTAAGTGTGTAAGTTCTCGGAAGCTTTCCGGGGTGTTTCTTCTCGTCGACTCCTACGAACAAAACTTTTAGCTTCGATGCTTCAAATATAGCTGGCCCAAATAATCTTGcaacctaaaaaaaaaaaaaaactacgtaaaaaattgatatgttttcaagaaaaagatgataaattaaataaaggaaCCCTTTACGTAAAACTTAATCTCCATGAAGATTACCGGGACTGCGGATTGGTTCTTCTTGGTGATCGAACATCGTCTTCTTGCTCTGTGCAGAGAGAAGAATGGCTGTTCTTCAGAGAAAGGCTGAAATTTGAGCTTTGATGGGAGTACCAAAGCCAGAGTTAGAGCACCCATAGCTCCGAAATAATTGCTAGGATTCCCACGAGGAAATTCTTTGGAAAgagaattttattaatttcagaAGATTTTCTATATCTGATGTGATTTTGGTTGGTTTGGGGTGTCTAAAAAGTTTGGGAAAGCGTAGAAGTTTGGCATAGATCGTGGAACTTTGTGCTTTGTTTGCGCGAAAGTGAATGGAACAGGACTAGTTGCGTGTCAAATTAATAGTAAGGGATTTGCTTCAAAGATTCTTACTTTTCCAAAGATTCATTGGCACGAATATTGAAACATATTCGTGTTCGAATATCATCTATACATGttcatgtttatttatttagagttaatatttattaatttcataTGTTTTCAAATCTCGAACATATATATCTCTATGTTTTCAAATACATTGTAGACACACTTTTATCTACATGTGTTTTTATGAACATGTatgtcataaaatatttttaaaaatctcgAGATTTCACATGGACACACATGTATTTAATTGTGGAGTAAGTCTCAcgacgaatctttatctgtaagacgagtCAATTatatcgatattcataataaaaagtaatactcttagtataaaaaataatttttttaatgaaagacccaaataagagatctatatcacaaaatacgattcgtgagatcgtctcacacaaatttttgtcttaatTGTGATCGGGtatttgaggatttatttaccATATTCAGCACTATTTGGTTGATTGTATACGTTGTATGGTAGGACCAAACATGGAGGGGTTGCATGGTTAAAGGCATACCACGTAAAGGGGTTAGCTTAACGAATACACCAATCAAATATTGACACTTGAATTTGCGTGTGTTGTGGGCActtctttttttattagttttagGGGGTTTATgaatgtttttcaatttttatttttctttttctagaaaaaaaaatgttgggTATTGGGTAGACGTGCATTGATTCGAAATctatttttgagaaattattttAGCTTTTGTTTTCACCTTTCACAATAATCGAATTCCAAATTAgattactttttaaaattaaaaatatatattattaactcCCTATTTTTTAGTCTCAAGTAATAACCTCCTCCTTGGGGTTATGTTTATGAATATTTGGTAAGTTTTTTGATTTCAATTCATTGAGAACTCAAAACTCAAAAGAGGGAGTTTGAAagcagtggcggagccacatgCTTGTACACCAGGGCTTTAACATGAGtgggtcaattttttttaaaaaaaattatatataaattttgtataattttggaataatatgatattagccatggtatatcaatttaaaatattaaaaaattttagaatttaaaattctagTCCGACCAAAaccatatttctggctccgccactATTTCAAAGTTCAGTGATGGCATGTACATATTTCGGAGCTAGGAGGATTATTCAAAGTAGAGAAAAAGACTATAATTTGGAGAATATGGAACACCAAGTTTTGTCTCGATTATAGTTTATCAAGGCTGAAAATCAGCTTTACCTAActtcatattttatgatatttaccTTTATTGTATTTCTAATTTGCCATAACTAATTTCTTCAAATTTTaccaaatttaaagaaaatgggTGTTTGTGTACAAACTGTTAGAaggatatttttcaaaaaaataaccaaaatggTTATGTAAATATTCAATTTTGAGTTTTCGTTATGTAAGTTATGTTATATTTTGGTTTTTAGTCCTTTTTTCACTAAATGATTATGTGGCACCAGATTCGTATATATTTTTCAGTGTCTCATCGTTATTTTTCGATGTCACGTAAGTATTTTTCGGTGTCACGTCATCGTTTCGttaaaaaaagactaaaaatcaaaacataactTTCATGACCTAACCACATCAACATTTTCTGGTGTATGTCAGCATTAGCACAACATACAatatcaaaactcaaaattgaaTACTTACATaaccaaaacacaaaatgagAAAACTTATAGAACAATTTTGACTATTTTTcacaattataataataatttttgaatttaattttttttattaggtttccaaataatttttccTATACAAACTAGTTGGTCGTGTGGCGGCTTCCAAGTTGACATGCTGCAATTTCACTCTTGAAGTTCACCATGTGCTGTTAGCGACAAAAGCCCGAGGCTTTATGAAACTAGCTCGAGCTTCACTTGAAGAACTGAAACTACTTGGTTTTTCATTAGGCAAAAAGTCATACATGCATTACAACTGACATATGCAACCATGGGGAGAGTACACAAAGATAAATAGAAGCTAAGGTTGTGCTTCGATGGaatgatttcaaatacatgaATTTTAAACGTATTTTTGATATCCAGAAAAACAAGATCATAAATTTCAACTTCATATTTTGCATGTTTGtataatatttcatgttaattaaaatgaatttcaagttcaatcaataattatgtcatttttttttatatctattCTATTTTGTATAAATAATGTGTAAATAAGCAAAATGTGTACTTAAGATTTGATAAGTTGTTCCACTGTTAACAATCATACTATAATTGAAATtggtggatttcaaattcatcttccTAAGTACATCTTGAAAGAATTTTTGCTGGGAGAGAAGATTACATAGAAAGCATTGCTAGATATCACGTGGGCTTATGAATGATGATGACCAATGTGCCAAAGAATTTTTTATGCAATTATTTGTAAGAGAATTTttccatatatttttttcagaATTAGAACAACCTAAATTCGCTATATATCTGTTTTACATTGGCATTTGAGTtgtataaaatttgttaatcacgtgattaaatccatatatcacaacaTGCTAGAAATTCATGTcaaattatcagaaaatataaataacagtaaacgcATATCAGAATCTACTGATTGATCTAGCGTTGAAATTATGGATCTTCCTCGGGAACAGAGAATCGACCACCTTATTCTTGCCTTAGATGAAGAAGGAGAGAAATCTAGAATATGTTTGTCGTATATATTCTATGTTATTCTCTGTACTTTGGGGaccataatattatataatcttAGCAGTCTTCAACCCATCACAGAAGACTTAATTGGGCTGAGTTTCTACGCATAAAGTGGAtcataccaatttatttaatactttgaaaattcataattaattagataaCCTTATTGGGTCCTTTATTAGATAGCTTTTCaatgtacaattaattaaattatgtgagctcacaaaataatttcaacaatCTCCCACATGAGCCACATAAGTTATCCGTATATTGTACATGCAAAAATTGGATTGAGCTCTTGCTATCTAAACCAAAATATTCCTTATCAATCTAGTCTATCAATTATACCAATGTTGAACTAAAGCGGTCATCGCTACATTTAAAACCACTAAACCCAtcaataattacaatattagcataatcaataacatagaTCAAATGTGGATGTGTGGCGTGTAAATACATAAATGTgatctaaaaataaaacatgcatTTCCAACTAGTCCTCCTAATGACTGGAAGAGTCCGATAGCAGACTTTCAAGCAAATTCCAAACCGCAATGAAAGTCATCACTTTATTTCGGAGTAATTCAAATAAACTTTAGTCTTTACAGAAACTTAAATCATGTTAAATGAGTCAATGCTTAAACCAAACACAAACTCCCACTGCACAGACATATCATCTATATGGACAACACCAATGTGTGTTGCATGCTCATAAACATCTTGGGTGGCTAACCCATGACAAATGCATCCGaaattataaagtttgcaaTAACATGCTCAATTGATACACAACCACTCTGAATTTTTTCCTTCCAACTAGAAACTCCATGTCAATATACTTTGTCTTTGACAAGTTTCAGttgttatttaaatataatatgatgGTTTTATCATTAGAATTGATCCTCAATGGTTTTTTAGGCCAATGATCATTACCGGTGATAAAACTCCGCAATTTTATTCGGAGTCCAAATATCCAACTATTTCCAAATATCAGATCTCTGATATGTGAGCATAAAATCTTTAGTTCACTTTATGTACCGCATAACCCGATTAATGATCCAATGTTGGGTTTCTTAAATATCCGCCCAACATTCCAATGATGTACACAATATCCAAACGGTGTTCTCTATAAATCCGAATGAGATTACCACCTGATAAAATTTTTATACTACCACATATGTGGACATAAacatcaatttatttttttcatgattaACTTTCCAATTTACTCACTCCAACTAAAGTCaacatacaaaattaatttgcatttaatttcattatttcatgcatgcataatatcgatgttatttaaaatattgatgttcAATTTATCAAGCTTATTAATCAAGGAACCAATAccaaacatatttgaatttcgaaaaaattgaaaagtttcATTACCACATAGATAAAggaaaaacttgattttttcaaatatgaaactaaaatcaaatttcgTCTAAAAAACTGTGCAACAAATGTGTTTTCTGAAGTCAaataccaaaaaataaaattaaaaaaacagttCCTAAATAAACCTTTTTAAAAACACCAACAGTCTTATTGCCATTTTCCAGAAGATGTATCTTTCATCATCAATTGGCAACCGGATCCTTAGGCAAtcatttcttcttcacatgcccaTCGGTTCTTTTAGCAAAAGAAATAAGTGATTACTTTATTTTGTTTCTGTTACTCCATATAATGTAAAGTCCTAAAGTTACCttctttattaatttatttctttttcttattgATACAATTACCTTGATAGTTAGATGCAAAGTAGGCACTTTCAATCACATCTTGTTTCATTCTCTCCTCCTCTTGGTCGCACTGTGCAATAAGCTCATTCAAAGTCCATTTTTCCTTCTGCGTATTATAACttatttgaattgattaaattatgCAAGCAGAGAGATCAATACTAAATGCACGACTATGTCTTCCAACAATTCCAACTTGAATGTTTTTAGTCGAGTCACAAGACTTGACATTCCCATTATGTACTTCCTTATTTTCTCTTTCTCTTTGTACCGCATTGAGACAAGTTTAGTCAAAGTAGTACTTGTCTCGACCTTTTCGTGTGCAGTGAAAGGATCTGCTATTTGAGTAAGGAATTTTTTGGCATCATTTTCTTTAGGAATTCCCTTTGTAGTAGCTGGAATGGAATGTTTCATAATTATCAGGCTCATGCGATTTGATGGTTCCCACTTTTCCAAAGAATCCTTTTGATCAGCAGTTCCTGAACTGGTCCAAGGTGCAGGGCGATATTTCCTTAGCGCATAGTCCAAATCCATGTAGCCGAGTATTATCATAACATGCTCTTTCCATTTCTTGAAGTTTGAGCCATTAAGAACTGGAATGTTGTTCAGATTCACAGATATAGAAGATGCTATaacaaaatagaacaaaaacTCACAATAAATTATAGTCCTTGTTGTTAGAATTAAaggtttcagagtttgacaaatttgCAGAACTGATTAGCTGAACTGAAGCCAACTGAATTGATGTCATATAACCGAACCTACTCGAACTGAAGTAATTCAAACTGAAGTCATCTGAACTgaagattaataaattaaatgatcGAATGAAATTGAACTGAACAAAGATAACTGAATCAGTAAagtcaactgatatatcagTTAGAACTGAACAGGTTGCATTAAGTCAGTTCAACTGATAAGTCATAAATCGaacaactgatatcagtttgacACATCATCAGTTAGCTCAGTCAACAACCGACAAATCGTACACAACATATTGTAACTAACAGTAGGAGCGCCGCATATCAGACTGCGACATCGTACTATTGTCATAAGAATGTTGACACACTCAGATAGAACAATTCAAACGTATATGAATCATTTAATGCATTCATTGTTACCAatggaagcctataaatagctgaGGAATTCAGTATGAAGAAGATTGATTTTCGACGTTAACATCGACTTTGAGAACACTTGAGAAATTCAGTTTTAAAGAATTGGATGGTGTACAAACTCGctcagagagacatgctactgttaaagaactcatgaaTACACGCTTGCGAGATGggacttcggtccatgagcatggtgttaggatgattagGCTCATCGAGAAGTTAGTAGGACTCGACGTGGTTATtcctagtgagctctcgactgatattcttCTTCTGTCACTGTCCCCTCattcgatggatttgtggttcaatttaatatgaataagctcgaggccacccttgaagagttggtcaatatgcttaCTACTTATGAGTCGacaatcaagaaagaaaagaatGTTCTTCTAGTGGGCTCATCGTCCGGTACGAAAAAGGAGCCCAAAATAAATGCAAGAAACGTTCTGCCCCACCAAAGAAGAACAAGtccaacaagaagccatacgaGAAACTCACTAAAGGGCCCTCAAAGCCCGACCAGTCAGAACATGTCTGTTTCCACTacaacaagcctggacattggaggcgtaactgcacgaaatatcttgcccagaagcgttatggccatggtatgttttacaTTGAAGTAAATGTCTCAATTAATTTATCTTCTTGgatattggataccggatgtggttttTATCtatgtaatgatttgcaggtgatggcaAAAAGCAAGAGACTTAGAGATGGCGAGTCATTTCAAAGATTGGggaatggagcaagagttgatGCAACTGCTATTGGAGACATTACTTTGAatttgaacaataattttaatttactttTGGGAGACTTTTATATGTTCCTGAAttgattaaaaacattatttctatttctatgcctGATAGAGATGATTATTCTTGagtttttgctaaaggtgtttgcaatatttacgaGAATGAATATTTGATAGGAACCGATGAATTAAtgaacgatctctataacttgaaaatgaaagatattccgttgaacaatatctaagcacaaaagaaaataacaacaaacaaaagaaagttagatgatccaaatcccacacaaatatggcacgctacaCTAGGTCACATTTCCCAAAGAAGAATGCACAAACTAGTGGGAAAAAGCATGTTTGatttgtcagacataaattctctacctacttgtgagtcttctctaaaaggaaaaatgactaaggCTCCCTTTAAGGAAAACGtagaacgtgcacatggtctactggatttgatccacacagacatttgtggcccgctaagtgttagcataAAATATGaacaatcctacttcattacctttactgatgactattcgaggtatgagtatgtttatttgatgactACTTCGTCCGGTACGTGCTGCTGACAAAGAGGCAGTTTGAATGAGGAATTTCGTACAAGAGGTGgacgttattcctaatggagttgatccagtcctggtgtactgcgacaacactggttcCGTTGCACAAGCAAATGAACCAATGTcgcatcagcgatccaaacatatactgagaaAATTCCACATCATGGTGGAGATtttgggaagaggagatatatcagtcgaaagagtcgTCTCTGCAGATAACATTGTTGATCCATTTAtgaagcccttgccaggaccattgatTGAAAAGCATTGCGAAAGAatgagattaaagtttatggttagttggctctagggaaagtgggagattgttagagtagatgccctgcaagcgaACGGTTGAGttgggaatttattgactcaagtgtaataaacaatctttattttaatataatttaattttttataatttcattttactttatctgtatacccatgcaatcagcataaaataaattctttgattatactttaatacaaatgaatcgtaatttgatcttaaaactcatttgtaaacactgtatattctaaattcgttcctagtctactcagccgcctaaaacaaggataaatgtcgcttgagatcgagactagcatttgtgatgttgtgtaccgtgtttcATGATAAGGACATAAAGATGTCCAATCATGCAGATGAGTAATCATACGAAGATTGTAccaaacaaccctccattagacttttcaagtggttatcattcatcgaaaTGAAAAGTCtgtggttgtgattgtacataattagtccttacgacccgggacaacactgaggctctacaaactaggattgtgctttgactcgtttaccgactccgtgAGAATCACAAGGTGACAAGGTTGTATGCAATTGCGAAATGTGTAGGAgctagtgcattgtagtcgggtaGGGTTGATCACGGTGCGGTTTtgcggttttttttaaaaattcaaaccgAATTGTCATATGCGGTCGGttagtattttgaaaaaataatcacGGTTTTATATGAAGAATCAGTCTTACGGTTTTTAGCGGTTGCGGTCGGTTTAcggttttttttatgaaaaatattagaacatatattctaatttatttgaaaacaacaacaatatagtattttcaaatataaaatatagttcaaaacatataaagataaaatagataaaacaataattaagattcaaaactaagttaataatttaacaacatAACATTCTCaccaaaaaaaaatgatatttacactattttatccttttttttactttcaaatttcaaacaaaatattgtagcaaaaaaattaaatactctaataaaagactaatatgaagaataattaagaagaagataaattttatttgtaagaataataattttgaaaaaagttGAGATATAATGAATGACAACTTCTTTACTTGAATATgttgtttacaaattattataattctaggtcaaattcaatgagttgaatttataagaaataagtttgataggATCAATCgaaaagcttataaataaaatttataaaagcttatagaaaatttgagagcatgactgccaAAACAGTCAAAGAGAGTGCATctccttatttagacattggtgatctcgaaattaaaatgtgcatcataataacaaacaagttgaaattgtcacatcgatgatattggattgtcgatcgggattatgatgagattaatataatgggagcatgaaacatgggcttgtaagagtataagctcagcatgctaatttattaaagtttta includes:
- the LOC140983902 gene encoding uncharacterized protein, whose protein sequence is MSQSDMRRSYSSSISVNLNNIPVLNGSNFKKWKEHVMIILGYMDLDYALRKYRPAPWTSSGTADQKDSLEKWEPSNRMSLIIMKHSIPATTKGIPKENDAKKFLTQIADPFTAHEKVETSTTLTKLVSMRYKEKEKIRKYIMGMSSLVTRLKTFKLELLEDIVVHLVLISLLA
- the LOC140984062 gene encoding protein STAY-GREEN homolog, chloroplastic-like, yielding MGALTLALVLPSKLKFQPFSEEQPFFSLHRARRRCSITKKNQSAVPVARLFGPAIFEASKLKVLFVGVDEKKHPGKLPRTYTLTHSDITSKLTLAISQTIDNSQLQGWYNRLQRDEVVAEWKKIKGKMSLHVHCHISGGHFLLDVFARLRFYIFCKELPVVLKAFVHGDVNLLNNYPELQDALVWVYFHSNIPEFNKVECWGPLKEPVSPSIPPVDSYKISLVSNINLKQVDTPKPCQETCSCCFPPMTLVHSWLGANQADGIISISLDNTNNIASGES